attaattattcaatgaatctaaaaagtgcattttctcttataaaaaggaacggaggtagtaataTTTTACCGGTACCCAATTTAAATGTATGAGTACCAAAGAATTTGccaaaccaaaataaataaaaaaattacaaaactagtaaaaaataaaagatagtaCAGCTGCAAGACCATAGTACATATTCAAATCTAAACTGTTTTAACACGTGAATTTCACCCAAGAAAAAAATTATCATGTGTAACcggtaaaaaaaaattgttaacacTAAAAAAGTGTGAATATTTGTTTTGACCGAAAAAGTGTGATATTTTTTCGATacagaaaaaaaaaaatgatatataaatATACTCTGATATTTTGTTGGAGAAAAAGACACATATTGTAGTGAGGTGATTGTGTTTGATTCCCAATCTGAAACCCTAATAATCAATCACCTTCACTTCACGCGAACAACAAACAATGGTGAGAAAGAGAAAGCTCGTCGCTAAATCTTCTCAACCAGAGGAACCACCACTCAAACAGCATCACTCTCAGCCCGAACCCGAACCGGAACCCTATATTCCCACCGAAGAATACGAAGAAGTCGAGGAGGAAGTTGAGTATGAAGAAGTTGAGGAAGTAGAGGAGGAGGAAGAGGAGGTggaggaggaggaagaagaagacggagGAGAACAAGCTCAAGGTGGAGAATACGTAGAAGAAGACGATGAACCGATTAAGGATCTAGTGGAGCCTTTCACCAAGGAACAGATCGCGACTCTCCTTTGCGATGCGGCGGCTAAACACCGTGATGTCGCGGACCGAATCAGGAAGATTGCGGATGGAGATGCTTCGCATAGGAAGATTTTTGTTCATGGTTTGGGGTGGGACACGACTTCCGCAACGCTGATTAACGCCTTTTCGCAATACGGTGAAATTGAGGATTGTAAGGCTGTTACTGATAAGGTATCTGGGAAATCTAAGGGTTATGGGTTTATTCTTTTTAAGAAGAGGAGTGGGGCGAGGAATGCTTTGAAGGAGCCGCAGAAGAAGATTGGGAACCGGATGACGGCGTGTCAGCTGGCGTCTATTGGTCCTGTGCAGCAGACTCCGCAACCCACTACACAGTTGGTGCCACCAGGGTCGGAGTATACGCAGAGGAAGATTTATATTAGTAATGTTGGTCCGGAATTGGATCCGCAGAAGCTGTTTGCTTATTTCTCGAGGTTTGGGGAAATTGAGGAAGGGCCGTTAGGGCTTGACAAGGCGACGGGGAAGCCGAAGgggttttgtttgtttgtttataagAGTCCTGAGAGTGCAAGGAGGTCGTTGGAGGAGCCTCATAAGGAATTTGAGGGACATATTTTGCATTGCCAGAGGGCAATTGATGGTCCTAAGGGGGGGAAGACACAGCATCAACCACAACCACAGCAGCAACAACACGTGAGTTCATTGAATCAATTGAACCAACTGAACCCATTGACTCAGAGGACACAATTTCAGAGAAATGACAATGTTGGATATGTTGGTGGTAGTAGTGTTGCAGTTAGCCAACCAGGGCACTTAATGGCGCCGGCAGGACCAACAATTGGGTACAATCAGGCTGCTTCTGCTGCACAGGGGCTGAACCCGGTGCTAACCCCTGCACTTGGACAGGCTTTGACGGCACTACTTGCATCTCAGGGTGCTACTTTGGGGCTGAGTGATTTGTTGGGGAGTCTTGGAACAAGTAATGCTCTTAATCATGGCGGTGTTCCTGCTGCAGGTCATGGAGTTCAGAGTGGGTATAGTGCTCAGCCTACTATAAGTCCATCAGTCATGGGATATGGGAATTCGGTACCACAGGTTGGGTTGCAGGTGCAGTATCCAAACCAGCAGATTGGACAGGGTGGTTCTGGTAGAGGGCAATATGGCGGTTCTGCGCCTTACATGGGGCACTAAGTGGGTGGCAGGTATGTTTAAAGGATGGTATTCGTATTTTCCCCTTCAATATTGGTTTATCCTCCTCCCTTTTTAGCttgtttttgatattttaatatcTGTTGGATGCTTTTTTTTGCTTGTGTTGTGATGAGAAATAGGGAAGCAATTTGGAGAAAGGTATAGCAAGCTATTTTTTTAGTCTAGTCCTAGTATCTAGTTTTCAAGGGTGTGAAATAGGTTATATTGATTATCTATCATGAGTTCACTCTATACCCCACCTAGTTGTTTTTGACAAAACAAATACTTAGTTCCTTGATTTGTCTTTTTATGTTCATTTAGTTCCTCCTTTCCCACGATTTCCCTTCCCGAGTTCTCCCTTTATGATCTTTTTGTTAGTAGCCAAAAAAtaatttaggttttttctttgtttgatattttttgaTATCGTTGATGATTGAGAATTAACAACTTTGCACTTAGTGTTATCTATAACGCATTGCGCAGCACTGTACATTCATAAGCAACTTTTTTTAATAGTTGGAACTTTTGTGAGTTTATGTGTGTGCGTGCATAGTTTCTTCTTTAATGCAGCTTTATTTTCAAAGGAACATGCATCAATAAACTGGACAAGCTTTATTACTTTAGCTTGATTAAAATATTTGTGAGAGTAAAGGGGAGTTGGTTTATTTGCATTCTGAAATTATGCGAGGAAGCGAAGCAATGAGTCTTTGAAGTTTATCACATATGGAGTGCTTTTTGGCAGCCTATCTGTTATAGTGTTGTTTGTAGTCTCAGTTTGATTTGCACTGACTTTGCTATTCAGATTTTTTCCCTAAATTTCTGCGCACATCACTCTTATTTGCACCAACTTCAGTAATCCTATTATATTCTTGCTTGCTTGTGAGTTGAGGAACTCAACTGAGTTGAACTCTTTTATGAACTTCTGAGTCATGCTTATGATCTGTTTAGTTTCTTTAACCAATTTACGGAAAAgattttttcttgttttcttctcaCTAAAACCTACCTTTTACAGCCTCTTATTTGTTTGAATAGACGTTTTCTAATGTTTTTGGCTAATAAGCGTCATAATTTTAGaagtatttttaataaaacattttgTATCACACCTTCCATATACCCAAGATGTTCAATTCTAATCATTTTGAGCTGGATGGTTGACTTATAATTCTCAACCAGTTTTGCGAAATATTTGTTTTCGGGTCCTTATTTTACTATTTCCAACATAAATTGTTTTTAACGCTTCTATATTTTGGACAATTCCGTTCTATTTTCAACTTAAATTGTTTATCGTGATTTTATTCATTTTGCAGATACTACATAAGTGCATCAGTCTTTTATTACTGGCATGGTGATTCTTCTGAAGTTTAAGGAGCTGATGCAATTGGCGTGTTTAAAAAGAAATATAACCTAGTACACTGATCAGAATATTTAAATTACCAAACCGTGTTCTGTTTTCGCTGCCTAGTTTTTcataatatcttttatttcaaaatattgtATTATTTTGACTTAGTTTATCTTCTAAAAACCTATAGAACTGTTTTTAGTAGTACTTTGAACTATATTTACATCCTTACTATCACTGGTTGGATGTTGAACaagttatattttaaattttatgtttgtGTGGACCATTTTGCGTCTTAAACTTGGTGTTCAAGAGCTGCTAGCCATTGTTTTTTGTTATTGAATactgttttttctttgttttaattttatttcttttttttaaatacgGTGATGTGCATAATATACTTAGTGCAATCTGTTCTTGCCACCTGATAGAAACCGGCACCAAAGTACTGATTAATAGTAATAACTGACTTTTATTTATGGCAGAATATGCTTATAAACAGACACATAATTACAAATACTATAGAGAAATACATAATTCACTCAAATAGTTTACTATTAAAAGACAATTCCTAACCAAGAAGTTAGAGATTTTTGGTTTCTCCCTCCAATAATTCTAGAGTTTGGTCTCTCCCTCCCAAaacctttaaaaaactatcctatAATCAGTTTCTCGTTTTCTCTCTATTTATTCCTAAAACTTAACAGTCCAACACAACTGACATGATAACTTCTCAAAATTGCCCATCACTGCCATCATTAGAAGTCTTAACATGATCATCCCCGTCATTAAAATTGACTAGAAGCCAATTTGTTAACTTCTGTTTTTCTTTGCCTCTGTTAATAGTCGGCGAACCTAATTTATTGCagttattttgcaggtttgacaGTGATACTTACATAACTGTGTACcaataataaaatcaatcaaaattaaaacagaattttccgcatttttataaaatctttgtATATATGGTAGAGTTCGTCAATTAGGTATGTGATGCAGTTTTCTTTGGGCTTAATTGCATCTTTGGTCTCTCAAGTAACttatttgtgatttttgaatttaAACCTTAATTCTTTTTAATGTTACTATGATATTTCTCTCTTTGTTCCCTAAATTTATCAAATttacaatttcaaaacaaaatttattcACAAATTGAATAGTCTATTAACTTGTTTTCAAAACACACCAGTCGAAATAACAATTTTCTCCAGATGAACCCTAAAATTCCCTCCTTTTTCAGTAAATTGTTTCCCGTAAGTGGATTTATAAGGCTCTGGATTACTCCTTTCACATTGTTATAtgtttgttttacaaaaaaacaaattatcAAATAAGTTTTGTCAATCCTATAAATTGAATTCTAAAGTAAAAAGATGAAGTCAGCTCAGTGTGATAATAACAATGGACTTTTTAGTAGCTGGTTATCCTCAAATTAATAGGTGGCTTTTGCGGACCGGAAGGTAAGTTGCAGAATATTGTGTCTAATTTCTTATCTTGATTTCTTGTCTTGGTGAAAAGCATGTTGGCATACTTAGTGGTTGATATTCTTCCTGAATAAACAACCTTTGCCTTATTATTGAAGGAAAAATAGCTAATTTGTTATACTTGCTCGATCCAAAGGAAGGTGTAGTATATTTACCTGTATTGGTACTCCTATTTCTTAGGACAATTCTTTACTTTCCTCAGTttagaaattgaaattgaaatgcacCAATTGGGAGTTGACAGCTTGAGGTAAAATCTTTATTTAAGCTAAGTGGATTACTGGTTGTTGACTTAAACAACTGTTGTATCATTATATGTAGAAATTAGATAGTTTATGCTCTTGTATTGCTACTTCTGTTTCTTGTGACAATTCTTTCCTTTCCTCTGATTAGAAATTTTAATTCAAATGTACCTATTGGGTATTGACTGGTTGAGGTAGAATCTTTGTTTGAGCTATGTGGATTATTGACTATTGAGTGCTTTTTATTAGAACCCTggcttgtttttattttttaatttcttcctCTAATAAGACATGGTTGAAAATAACTTTGTATGATCAATTATTGTTTCAAACAATCCCCTTTACATGGTTGTGTACTTGTGTTGCGTTATCCCGAGATGTTCTGTTGCATATAATGTTTAGGACTTGGTAGAACAAGATTTTATTTGCATATAATGTTTAGGACTTCGTCGAACAAGATTGTAGAAAGGATCGTGGTCAGTTGCTGAGTACTGTTATAGACTGTCTTGCTAGTGAGTTCTCTTCTCAGGAGTGGACTGTTTTGTCATTGAAAGTTGTCTCCCTGGTTAGTTTTAGCTTGAGTAAGATTTTGTGATTTTGTAATCCAAACAGCTAGCAAAATCACAAAATGGTGTTTTTCTCAAGGTATAGTTGTTGGATGATAAAGAAGATAGTTGTGAAAATAGTGTTTTTCTTCTTTGTTTGATTATATAGAAATTTATAGAGatccttttttttatattatttacaaTATATAGTTTCATTTTCCATCAAATTAATGACCTTTGTGTATTTATTTAGTCAAAAACTCTAGTTATTGACACTTTCATTTCTTTAGGGAAATGGAGAGGATCCCAATCTGTTTCATTAATAAGCTTAATTTCTTAATACATAGTTGATAAAGCAAATCCATGCTTACTACAAGGGCCAAATGGAAAAAAGTTGAGACAAATTGTGGCTTTAACTTCAACTTTTCCATTAGGAACATGATCAATGAGATGTAGAACACATTTGGGAGTAACTGAGTAAGTATATTAAGGTattaaaaatcaataattttCTTTTGCTCATAAGCAGTTAAGTTGTCTGGGTGTTTTCatcctttaattattattattattattttttttaactttggtgtttttctactttttctttATAACCAAAATATTGACCAATGAAGGTTTATAATCAAGTGTCTGTATAACATAAGTGTGCGAGGTAAAAAGATAACTGCGGTTCTTTTTGTCTGCTATATTTTTTATCAGGTTGATAAAAATGaaaatctagttttttttttttttaatttttcggcTCACTTTTCTAAATCATACCTAATTTAGGAGTATTAAATTTTCTAATTGTAaagttttatatattaaatatttatttcaaaaaagttaaaaattaaagtttatggaaaaaagagttgaaaattaatttaaaaaactcaTACTATTGGATTGATATTTTTGCTTGAGAAAACCCAGTTTGGGGTTTAtcaacttttttataaaaaatattttgttatggataaataaaaactaattttaatatgAATTTAGTTGGTATATCAGATGTAAAACAATTTTATATTGTTGGCTAATCATAACCGTTAGATTAACCGTTAGATTTTGATAACGGTTTGACTTTTGTCTTAATCACGTTTAAAATATTACATAAGAGTGGTTTTGATGCACCGAATTGAATGTGTAAAAGAATTTACTCTTGACATTGAATATTAATTAATCTCTTTAAATAttgcataaataatattttagagAGAATTATTTTGTAGACACCCCTAAGGGGAGAACTTCTAacgaaaattcaaaaatatctctattttagaaatgcattttcgaagtaatttttttttagatttttacaGAATTCGGAAATGCTTCTTTGAAAACATTAAATGaggggtgtttttggagatgcattttcgaaaacactttttttacatttttgggtgttttcggagatacatctccgaaatatgcagaaattgttttttgtttttgtttttctaaacaaCGTTTAGttccgtatttttaattaaatggcaACACTTGCAGTAAATAGTGCTTGATATAAATAAGATATAACCCGAATAAAATAagcataaaatactaatattatatatacaacTAATAGTATACGAAAGTGTAGTGTACGTAAATGTCAAGAAATACAAGCCGGATAcaataaaatcaaagaaaaataaaccGGAACCCCCTACTGAGCATGCCTAACCCTAacgccctgggacctcctctgtctGGTATATGCCGCTGcaccgaccatcctctccacgaCTGCAACCGCCTCTAGACCGCCCTGCGCGATGATACCTCGGTCCAATGTGTCCCGTCCAAGCATCTCTATGCGTTGGCATATCGGTaggagatcagtggcatggtcatcctcagcctgctggttctccaagatttCCTAATATGCTGGCCTAAAAgctccgggagcgtcgggtgttaTTAGAGGATGTGActcccgatagaaccatgtcacgtacccCTCTACACAATGCCACTCCTGGGTGTCCTGCATGCGATGATATTCCTCCGAGACCAAATGATGCGCGCAGTCCTTAAATATagcagtgagctccactcggataactgtgtcgggagcagcctcaaacagtgacctcggtatcatctgTACACGTCCAAACTGCCTCATGCACCACTCCGGCAGATACTtcaccatggtgttggccccTCAAGCCAACTAGCCAGAGTATAACGCGATGCGGTCAAATGGGACAACAACAGTGTAGTCACTGAATAATGTCCAACGAATGTCATCATGAgttgtgcggtcgaggtacccgcgATATGGTCCGACTGCGTTGTTCCCCCTTCGGAGAACGTATCGGGCGACCCTGGGCAAAGTGTGAtcgtacgcaggatcaatggcaaagtcgtggatgcggggggaagtaggagatgatccagccctgaaacacaaacacgataatatattaaaaataaatatgaaccataaataaatgtgtaaCAATTAAAAGGAAACGTACCGTCAAGAGTGTGGCAGATCCAGTCAACtgtctggtcctccagttggaggcttcattcagcttctaaTATAGGTATACCAAATAgttgacccccagttccactggtgaatggtagtcaggtccatgaagtaaCGGAGATAAGTCACACGTCAACATAGGATGCACTCTTGTCCATAAAGACTGCAGTGCCTACCAagaacatcgtgcaaggtgatcgtcaactcctcCTGGATCAAATGATGCGCCCAATCAACAAAGACTGCAATCTCCCTCTGATCGGCAGGTGTAGCAGACAATGAACAttgtgcaaggtgatcgtcaactccccgaCCGGTaaatggaaagaagacgtctccctatgCCACCGCTCCACGAAAGCTCCTTGCATGTCCTGGCTGAtagtgtacccggtcatgcacaacccaccGAGCCCGGAAGTAGTCaccacatcattaaaccactgcgcctctggtttaaacagatcaaaaatcctccgcgcgtggttcaccatttttagcGCCGCCCTTTCCTGttacaagaaaaacaaaaataaaaaagattgttAATTAAACCGtgaagaaaatgtgaaataaaaagctaaataaaaaacggttaaataataaagtcggttaaattaaaaaaaatacctctccctcccagacacgtcgagcgacgtggtCGTGGTAGGAAATCAACACGGAAGTGTCCCTAGGACCCCACGGGAAGCCATCCTCTTCCTCCTCCCCGTGCGGAGGGTCAGCTTCGGGTTTCTCCTCATCAtcctggtatctcacctcctcctcctcccgtacCTCCTCCTCCTGGGAAGAAGAAACCCGAGCCAGtagactcctcgatccagatgaggaACCAGCCTCATCCATCTGGACGGATACTCGTACTCTACCCTGTCTCTGTATCGCTATCAGCTGTTACGCCTGCTCGCGTTTAGCCGACgctgtctgggtctctctaccctgtctgagtTGTGCGGGGTTTCGTGCCATTTTCCTGGAAAAAATTGAATTCCATAAGAATGcaaaacaatcaagaaaataaaaaaaaacatttctgggtatatttcggaagtacatttccgaaactggtcagggaggtgttttcagaaatgcacttccgaaatccccCTGCGACACCATTTTTGCAGAACTTCAAAACCCTGCCCTAAGTGCATCAAAATTCCATTTTTCCTATCTAAATATATCCAGTGACATATAATAACTTAAATGTACTACATTATACTAATTTCTAACACCCCTAATATCAATTTCAATCCTAAATTGAAAGTTTGGAAAACTTACAAATTTGAGGTGTTGTTGGAGGTGCTTTAGAAGTGGTCTATGAGTCCTTGGAGTAGCCTTTGATGGTCTTTGAAGTTGCCTTTGGTGTTTATGCAAATGTTTGAGAAGTAATTTGGAGTGTTTGAAAGATATAGGGCAAATGGAAATAGGAGGAGGttgttttgtttaaacagcaaagcgcgcattatttcggaaatgcatttccgaaatgttgtttttggaaatgtatttccaaaatattttattttacgttaaaaaaaggtgatttcgaaaatgcatctccgaaatcacttttttttttttaacttcggagatgcatttccgaagtaaaggaGCATTTAAGGAATTTCAACGAGAGTGACCAAGAAAGATGGGAGGTCAATAAAAAAATTCTCTATTTTAGATGATTACATCTTTTGTGGTCATTGCTCAAATGAGAACCTAcacaaattaaaagaaaaaggatAGAAGCCTTTGTGAGGTGTGTGTGACATTTAATCTCCAAGTGAACTAGTGAGAAACAATGTTTAACTTAGACACGGTGATGACGAGAGTAATGCTCACAAAATTTGACGGGAACTTGAATATATGTTGATGGGTTTAATGACATTTGGATCATAAAGAATATAATCCTGATCAGAGTGGACATGATATGTGGACATTTTTGTTGGTGGGTATGACAGGCCATAGAAGTTGGTCCATAAACAAGAGGAAGGAGTATGATATTCAAgaagacaatttctttatccaaCCCCTACTTTCTTAGGAATTCGCAGCGAAATTTCAAAAACGCTCCTATATTTTGGAAGTGCATCTATGAAGTCATCAAAAGGGTTgattttggatatgcatctccgaaatcagtttttttatttaaaaaaaatgtgttttcggagatgcatctccgaaatcaccatttcgaagatgcatcttcaaaAACACATGCGTTTTgcagttaattcaaaatagccTCCCCCTCTTTTCATTCTACCCTAAACACCAATATTTCAAAACTCTAACCATTTCTTTCTACTACTACACAAACTTTGAACTCTAAACTTGCTCTAACACATTCAAAGGCTCATTCAAAGGCAACTCAAAGCTTCATACAACTTGTAAGTTTTATAACTTTGAACTCTAACATAGATAATCATATTAGGGGTGTTACAAATTAGCAAAATGTATTAGGTTTAAGTTATTATGGATCAATGGTAGTGTATAGTTGATAAAAATAGAATTTTGAATGGTTAGGGCAAGAAATGGGTTTCTGCAGAAATGGAGGTGcgtaggtgttttcggaagtgcacttccgaaatcacctctctgaccagtttcggaaatgcactttcaaAATGGAGTATGAACTgaatttttttctaaattatttcAAGTCTTACCGGTTTCAATGTTTTCACGAAAATTTCAGGAAACCAGGCACGACTTAGACAGGGTAGGGAAACCCAAACGACATTGGCTCGACGCGAATGACTGCACAATTAGCAGCGACACGGGGATAGGGTCGAGTACGAGTACCCGTTCAAATGGATGAGGAGGTGCCTGCAGGTTtctcatctggatcgaggagtcgacTGGCTCGAGCGTCTTCTTCCCGTGAGAATGAGGAGGAGGTGCGGGTTGAGTATGAGGAGGAGATACCCGATGTTCACTCTGAGCACGGGAAGAATGATgcggaggaggagggctacccgagAGGGCCTATAGATACTTCTGTGTTGATTTACTACCATGATCATGTCGCTCGACGTGTTTGGGAGGGAGAGgtagtttttttaattacactTTTTTATTTAACTGTTTTTTATTTAGGTTCTTATTCCACTTTCTCCTAACGGTCtaactaaaaatattttgtttttgttatgaCAAAAACAGCCGGCCATAAAATCCGTGAACCATGCATGAAAAATATTTGATCTGTTTAAACTACAGGCTAAGTGGTTTAATGACGTTGTAGCTGGGAGCGAGCTTGGCGTCTTGGTTATGCATGACCGAATATAGTACTATCAGCCACAGGGTTATGCCACGAGTTatgcacaaggagacgtcttctttccactttcgtgttggggagttgacgatcaccttacaCGATGTGGCCtatcttctccacctgccgatcagagggAGGTTGGACCATTCCCGAATATAAAGGGTTGAGGCAATGGAGTGGATGATGGACTATCTGGGTACGGACCCAAATATGGCGGATTATGAGTGCAGAGCGACGAGTGGGGCACATATCCGGTTCTCTAGCTTGAAAGAGCTTtatgagaaccacttggtggcggcagcGGAGTCCGAGCAGGTGGGTGACGATCTTTTTACTGAGTATCACTGTACTTGCGCTCTGCGatgttggttcatgttcttggtaggcactgcactctttgtggacaaaagtgtaACCTACGTCGACATGACGTATCTCCGATACTTTATCGATCTGACTACAGTTGATCAGTGTAACTAGAGGGCAACCATTCTGGTATacatataccagaagctgaatgtagcctccaactagaggaccaGACAGTTAACTGGATCTTGCATACTCCTTATGAtatgtttctttttaattatttcacattaAATTATGGTTCATATTTTTTTCCATATTATCGTATCGTATTTGTGTTTTATGGATGGATCATCTCATACTCCCACCACATCCACGACTTCGACATTGATCTTGTGTACGATGACGTCATGCTCAGGGCCGCACGATACATCCTCCAAAAGGGGAATAACAAGGTAGACCTATATCGCGTGTACCTCAACCGCACTGTTCACGATGACATCCGTTGGATGCCCCTCACTGATTACCGTGATGTTGTCCCATTCGAACGCATCACATTATATTCTGGATGGGTGGCATGTGGGACCAACACCACGGTCAGGTATCTGCCGGAGCGATGCATGAGGCAGTTTAGATGTGTGCATATGATATCGAGGTCtccgtttgaggctgctcccgacaccgtTACCCGACTGAGCCTCACtgctatatttgaggattgggcgcATCATTTGGTGCCTTAGGAGTATCGGCGTATGGTGGCCACCCAGATCTGACACTGTGTAGATGGGTACGTGACATGGTTTTATCGGGTGTTACTACCTTTGATGACACCCAATGCTCCCGGAGATTCActtaggccagcacatgaggagatcttggagagcCAGCATTTCGAGGAAGACCATGTCACTGATCTCCGGCTGGTATGCCAGCAGAGGCAGGAGCCATTGGACAAAGGTATCATTGATTGGGGTGGTCCAGAGGCGGTTGCCATAGTGTAGAGGATAGTCAGTGACACGACCGCTGCGGCAGcgtataggaggcagaggaggtcccatggagttaggattaggcatactcagtagtaattgtctatttatgttttattcatgACATTTTGTTGGGTTGTAATATTTTTACATTTTGACTTATCTTAACAACTACCATTGATTAATATAGTCGTATTTATTATAGTTTACGTGTTATCTGATTCTATTTTGCATTTTTGTCGATTAATGTAAAATATGAGATTAATAATTGTtttgtaaagaaaaagaaaaactcagagcatatttcggagatgcatctccgaaactaatcaaagggtgttttcggagatgcatctctgaaataatgaaaaatgtgaaaaataggtgttttcggagatgcatatctgaagTAATGGTAAATATGAAAaatagtgttttcggagatgcatctccgaagtaaaaaagtattttgggatttttggCAGCGGTCCTCACCTCTTGGGGGCCTATAAAAAAATTGTCATTCAAAAATCATAGACACCAGCATATTGACATCATATTAGGCATTATATTTGGGTTGTGTTTTACTCAGTCATTAAGcataaattaattcaactattatgtgttagttgaattaaataaataaagtccactaatttatatttatgtattatatatatatatatatatatatatatatatatatatatatatatatatatatatatatatatatatatatatatatatatatatatatatatatatatatatatatatatatata
The Vicia villosa cultivar HV-30 ecotype Madison, WI linkage group LG6, Vvil1.0, whole genome shotgun sequence genome window above contains:
- the LOC131609991 gene encoding UBP1-associated protein 2B-like, whose protein sequence is MVRKRKLVAKSSQPEEPPLKQHHSQPEPEPEPYIPTEEYEEVEEEVEYEEVEEVEEEEEEVEEEEEEDGGEQAQGGEYVEEDDEPIKDLVEPFTKEQIATLLCDAAAKHRDVADRIRKIADGDASHRKIFVHGLGWDTTSATLINAFSQYGEIEDCKAVTDKVSGKSKGYGFILFKKRSGARNALKEPQKKIGNRMTACQLASIGPVQQTPQPTTQLVPPGSEYTQRKIYISNVGPELDPQKLFAYFSRFGEIEEGPLGLDKATGKPKGFCLFVYKSPESARRSLEEPHKEFEGHILHCQRAIDGPKGGKTQHQPQPQQQQHVSSLNQLNQLNPLTQRTQFQRNDNVGYVGGSSVAVSQPGHLMAPAGPTIGYNQAASAAQGLNPVLTPALGQALTALLASQGATLGLSDLLGSLGTSNALNHGGVPAAGHGVQSGYSAQPTISPSVMGYGNSVPQVGLQVQYPNQQIGQGGSGRGQYGGSAPYMGH